Proteins from one Cryptomeria japonica chromosome 4, Sugi_1.0, whole genome shotgun sequence genomic window:
- the LOC131069036 gene encoding uncharacterized protein LOC131069036: MRAPSIFACLPGLAPHFLSQSAEKDRYLGGLSQKSLPPPPPSVEVLPSKDAQHDKYTTEPVNLQGSLILYKGRVNTADVLGVCNSDLVPGKYEGGLKLWESSLDLVNTLKREIRDGQLSFRGKRVLELGCGHGLPGIFACLKGASTVHFQDFNAEVLRYLTIPNVHVNLQNAHERLGRLCDGPVTPTRTTTLSPDVHFYAGDWGELHTVLSVVGQNQFIASGDISLNFSEDDLYLDRSSSHNSSGANQETPMDSSHCQQVRQRKLSGSRACERASESDPSEGGYDIILMSETVYSLVSMRNLYSLMKKCLRPPYGVVYLAAKKLYFGGGGTRQFRSLVEEDGILSAHLVVEVADGSSNVREIWKFFYK; the protein is encoded by the exons ATGAGGGCGCCTTCTATATTTGCATGTTTGCCTGGGTTAGCACCGCATTTTTTATCTCAATCTGCGGAAAAGGATCGTTATCTTGGTGGGCTGAGCCAAAAATCCTTGCCGCCCCCACCTCCGTCTGTCGAAGTTCTTCCCTCTAAG GATGCTCAACATGACAAATATACTACCGAGCCTGTGAATTTGCAAGGAAGCCTCATTTTATATAAG GGGCGAGTAAACACTGCTGATGTTCTTGGAGTGTGTAATTCAGATCTAGTTCCTGGAAAGTATGAAG GGGGTCTCAAGCTCTGGGAGAGTTCTCTTGACCTAGTAAATACCCTTAAACGGGAGATCCGTGATGGTCAGCTGTCATTCAGGGGAAAGCGTGTTTTAGAG CTTGGATGTGGTCATGGTCTACCTGGTATTTTTGCATGCCTAAAG GGTGCATCAACAGTCCATTTCCAAGATTTCAATGCTGAGGTGTTACGATATCTCACCATACCAAATGTACATGTAAACCTTCAAAATGCTCATGAGAGACTTGGTCGTCTCTGTGATGGCCCAGTAACACCCACCCGAACAACTACCTTATCACCTGATGTCCACTTCTATGCCGGGGATTGGGGAGAGTTGCATACCGTTCTATCTGTGGTTGGGCAGAATCAGTTCATTGCATCAGGTGACATCAGTTTAAACTTTTCTGAGGATGATTTATATCTGGACCGCTCTAGCAGCCACAATAGCAGTGGTGCTAATCAGGAAACACCAATGGACTCTAGTCATTGTCAACAAGTGAGGCAGAGAAAGCTTTCTGGAAGTCGTGCTTGTGAGCGGGCTAGTGAATCTGATCCTTCAGAGGGTGGTTATGATATTATTTTGATGTCAGAAACTGTCTATTCTTTGGTTTCCATGCGGAATTTGTACAGTCTCATGAAAAAG TGTCTTCgaccaccatatggtgttgtcTACTTGGCTGCTAAAAAGCTTTATTTTGGAGGAGGAGGGACTCGACAGTTCCGATCTTTGGTAGAAGAGGATG GCATCTTGTCAGCACATTTGGTAGTAGAAGTTGCAGATGGTTCTTCAAATGTCAGGGAGATCTGGAAATTCTTTTATAAGTGA